CTTAAGCTGGAGCAGCTCGCACAAGAAGTAAGGGGAGCCCAAGAGCGCCTACTCGATACAACGAAAGATAAGAAAGTACTCGAGAAGCTCCACGATAAGCAATACGAGGAATACCGGCACGAGTCGGAAAAGGTAGAGCAAAATTCGATAGATGAGCTCGCGACCGTACGCTATAGGCGCGACATAACGTTTTAAGGGTGCTGCTATGTTAAGTGACATTACGAACGTAATGAACCGTATACAGGAGATACAAAGTCGTTTCGGCGCTTCTTCAATGCAGCAGACCACTCCGGCATCGGCAACCGGAATCACGACTGATCCGCTATTAACACCGACCGATGCTACGTCGGGTGAATCGACGGATTTTGCTTCGATTCTCGGTCAAGTTGCTACAAGTCAAGCAGCCGGCATATCGAACAACGCACCTACCGCTGCCCAGGCTTCGCAGAAGAGCGCGAGTGCTGCGGCAGAACTAAATATGCCGGGGAAGGCTTCAGCATATGCGGGACTCATTCAAAACGCTGCGGCCAAGTACGGTCTCGATCCGAGCCTTATTACGGCTGTTATTGAGGCGGAATCGGGTTTTAACTCACGCGCTCGGTCGCAGGTAGGCGCCGCCGGTCTCATGCAGCTCATGCCGGCAACAGCCCGGTCGATGGGCGTTAGCAATGCGTATGACGCGGCGCAGAATATCGACGGTGGTTGTAAATATCTAAAGATGATGCTCAATAGGTTTGGATCAACAGAGCTTGCGCTCGCAGCATACAATGCCGGGCCGGGTAACGTGAAGCGTTACGGCGGGGTACCGCCGTTTAGAGAAACCCAAGCATATGTAGCGAAAATCATGCATCGCGCCTCGGAGCTTTAAAGGGTAATTGAACTATAAGGGGTTACCGATTTGGCAGCAAATACGGATAAGAAGCAAAAAAACGGAATAGTCTTGGCAGCGATTATGGTCGTTATATATGCGATTGTCCTGGCGGGAACGCTCCGCTATACAGGCGTCATCGGAGGGACAAAGACTAAGACCACGGCCAAACAAACAGCGACAAAGACGCAAGAGAATAATAAACAAGATGCGGAAAAAGACACGAATACTTCTTCGACAACGGAAAAAAAGACACAAGTTGCCGATAATAAGAAAGGTACGCCGACAACGACGACGACTTTGGCGCCAACGACTACAACGACAACGGCGCCAATAGTAACAACAACCTTGCCGGCGACTACCACGACATCGCTAAGCTCCCAAG
This sequence is a window from Candidatus Aquicultor sp.. Protein-coding genes within it:
- a CDS encoding lytic transglycosylase domain-containing protein, whose product is MLSDITNVMNRIQEIQSRFGASSMQQTTPASATGITTDPLLTPTDATSGESTDFASILGQVATSQAAGISNNAPTAAQASQKSASAAAELNMPGKASAYAGLIQNAAAKYGLDPSLITAVIEAESGFNSRARSQVGAAGLMQLMPATARSMGVSNAYDAAQNIDGGCKYLKMMLNRFGSTELALAAYNAGPGNVKRYGGVPPFRETQAYVAKIMHRASEL